One region of Drosophila teissieri strain GT53w chromosome 2L, Prin_Dtei_1.1, whole genome shotgun sequence genomic DNA includes:
- the LOC122626801 gene encoding uncharacterized protein LOC122626801 isoform X3 has product MTFTRLKTLSLLVCALLALSFPGYVSGAGNSKKGSQPVAPPEPEAVIEEVNAKQLEKLLADKDYVAVFWYARSCVTCDKVLAELEKIDDDTDSFGVDFVKINDKRLAKQYGIKNFPALTYFREKEPIIYDGDLMDEEGVLDFLTSLEAMDLPDRIEEVNAKILQKIIEDTDFVAVLFCPDHETCPPRVMDKQQCRKCAKALQELENIDDEADQLGIGFVKIHDEALADEYNLGNLPALVYYRHQTPIIYEGELQREEDVLEWLVQNKSTGDEDDVIEDVTSKTLSTLISNIDNLVVLFYDHGNDDSMTVLEELEQIDDDCDKHGIQFVKIDDTKAAADYGIDSIPAIVYFEKEIPNVYDGDLMDEEQILKWLLGQLERDEIEDVTDEMLDTMIKEGRVIAVLFYDNNDKKSQKVLEELENIDDECDALGITFVKIDNPEEAVEYGINKVPKLIYFEKGIPTIYEGNLEDEEKLLKWLTDQTSSDQIEDITDEMLDLIIEKMPHVAVLFYDKDQKKSQKILAELENIDDECDQNDIAFVKIDDDKEAKEWGIDEIPSIVLFERGIPHIYEGDLMKEDELLGWLVHQKRYSEIPEVTDEMKDKLVENTEHLAVIFYDKDDKQDMRILNELENIDDELEKEGIVIVRIDNAAEAKEYGLDHLPALIYFENKIPALYEGDLMNEDEVLEWLLVQKKTATIEEVTDEILVNLINEHEYVVVFFTGPCEPGETCEHTLNALESIDDELDEAGIIFVTTEDTGIAKKYNVKTYPRLVFFRNRDPLHFTGDLDDEDEVLAWITDDETLEIPGKIEEVNVKMLDKILAENDHVVVFFYAEGDKKAQKILNELENIDDECEEKDIDFVKTSDDDIDKEYDLPGLPALAFYRHKFRTIYTGDLMKEEEILEWVIDLHESTADVIESVDRKTLQVLINDVEHLAVFFYDDECESCSDILEELENIDDDTDKHGIQFVKSNDVKLAHEIGIFAFPALVYYETGVPIMYDGNIASNQDVFNWILEQKADQSIQLINRDQLFEYIGTKDFLAVVFYKEDDPDSPRVLRHIELIDDEAAEYGIYIVKMHDKLMAKKYGFRNPPGLTYFRKGKYINYDGDIDDEEEVLDWLTSPANMEMTDHIEQVNRKMFEKIRKNSDYVAVIFYSDECKQCPRVLAEVEHIDDEADKAGIDFVKIDDKQMAKEYGVFALPAIVFFKPTSKEPVIYAGDLYEEEQILTWLITQKDPSGDVIEDLEGERLVHLIEESGSIAVYFYADGCEQCTKVLEELENIDDDCDKHGITFVKTRDFSVADGYGVHEYPALVYFEGGIPNVFEGELSEEEEVLQWLITQKTEDRIELITRQMLETMVEETQYLAVYFYKINCNICDQILEGLELIDDECDVFGIHMVKIQDPQLAKRYSIKTFPALVYFRNGNPLLFEGDLQNEQSVLEWLIDDDNRELADEIEEVNERMLDRLMAESTLLVVFFYDDDCAECEEILEELEEIDGEADMFGIDFVKIASIQAAKKYEIVNIPSLVYFRKQVPVLYDGDLHQHDKVITWLTSQDVFEIKNEIEEVNRKMLDKLLEENEFLAVFFYEHNQPDSTAALEKLENIDSETDNLDITFVKMADSRYAKKWGVTKLPAMVYFRRRFPSIYRGDLLSEDEVLEWLRKNRFRQPELNIFMYALIALAVAFVVYTAFLLQCFKPAPPPPVQHPKQS; this is encoded by the exons ATGACTTTCACCCGCCTCAAGACTCTCTCGCTCCTCGTGTGTGCTCTGCTGGCCCTGAGTTTTCCCGGATATGTGAGTGGCGCAGGCAACAGCAAGAAGGGCTCGCAGCCAGTGGCGCCTCCGGAACCGGAGGCCGTCATCGAGGAGGTCAATGCcaagcagctggagaagctcCTGGCCGACAAGGATTACGTGGCCGTTTTTTGGT ATGCGCGAAGCTGCGTGACCTGTGATAAGGTTTTAGCGGAGCTCGAGAAAATCGACGATGACACCGACTCCTTCGGTGTGGACTTTGTAAAAATCAACGACAAACGACTAGCCAAACAGTATGGCATCAAGAACTTCCCCGCCCTCACCTACTTTAG GGAGAAGGAGCCCATCATATATGATGGCGATCTTATGGACGAGGAAGGAGTGCTCGATTTCCTCACCTCCTTGGAGGCCATGGACTTGCCCGATCGCATCGAGGAGGTCAATGCCAAGATATTGCAGAAGATTATCGAGGACACCGACTTTGTAGCCGTTCTATTCT GTCCAGATCATGAAACATGCCCGCCCAGGGTTATGG ACAAACAGCAATGCCGCAAGTGCGCCAAGGCCTTGCAGGAGCTGGAGAATATTGACGACGAAGCTGACCAGCTGGGCATCGGGTTTGTGAAGATACACGACGAGGCTTTGGCCGACGAATACAATCTAGGCAACCTGCCAGCCTTGGTCTATTACCGCCACCAAACTCCAATCATATACGAAG GTGAACTTCAGCGAGAGGAGGACGTCTTGGAATGGTTGGTGCAAAATAAGTCGACGGGCGATGAAGATGATGTGATTGAAGACGTCACTTCGAAGACTCTGTCTACGCTGATCAGCAATATCGACAACCTGGTCGTGCTATTTT ATGATCATGGAAACGACGATTCGATGACTGTGTTGGAGGAGTTAGAGCAAATCGACGACGACTGCGACAAGCATGGCATTCAGTTTGTAAAAATCGATGATACCAAGGCTGCAGCCGATTACGGAATCGATTCG ATTCCGGCCATTGTTTACTTTGAAAAAGAAATTCCGAATGTGTACGACGGCGATCTCATGGACGAGGAGCAGATTCTGAAATGGTTGCTGGGACAGTTGGAACGGGATGAGATCGAGGACGTCACCGACGAAATGCTCGATACAATGATCAAAGAAGGACGCGTCATTGCCGTGCTGTTCT ACGACAACAACGACAAGAAGTCCCAGAAAGTACTCGAGGAGCTGGAAAACATTGACGACGAGTGCGACGCATTGGGCATTACTTTCGTGAAGATCGACAATCCCGAGGAGGCCGTTGAATATGGCATCAATAAAGTTCCTAAACTGATATACTTTGAAAAAGGCATTCCAACTATTTACGAGGGCAATCTGGAGGACGAGGAGAAGCTTCTAAAATGGCTAACAGACCAAACGAGTTCCGATCAAATCGAGGACATCACCGACGAAATGTTGGATTTAATTATTGAGAAAATGCCCCATGTTGCTGTTCTTTTCT acGACAAAGACCAAAAAAAGTCACAGAAGATCCTCGCAGAACTGGAAAACATCGACGATGAGTGCGATCAGAACGATATCGCCTTTGTCAAGATAGATGATGACAAGGAGGCAAAAGAATGGGGTATCGATGAGATACCATCGATTGTACTCTTTGAACGTGGAATTCCACACATCTACGAGGGTGATCTGATGAAAGAAGACGAACTGCTTGGCTGGTTGGTGCACCAGAAGCGCTATTCCGAAATTCCCGAGGTCACCGATGAGATGAAGGACAAGTTGGTCGAGAACACCGAGCACTTAGCGGTTATATTCT ACGACAAGGACGATAAGCAGGATATGCGCATCCTAAACGAACTGGAGAACATTGATGATGAACTGGAGAAGGAGGGCATTGTCATCGTCCGCATTGATAACGCTGCTGAAGCCAAGGAATACGGTCTCGATCATTTGCCGGCCCTTATCTACTTCGAAAACAAGATCCCGGCTCTTTATGAAGGCGATCTGATGAACGAGGATGAGGTGCTCGAGTGGCTTCTTGTCCAGAAAAAGACAGCTACTATCGAGGAGGTTACCGACGAGATCCTAGTCAATCTGATCAACGAACACGAATATGTCGTCGTCTTCTTCACGGGTCCCTGCGAACCCGGAGAGACCTGTGAGCACACTCTGAACGCCCTGGAAAGCATCGACGATGAATTGGATGAAGCTGGCATCATTTTTGTTACCACTGAGGATACCGGAATAGCTAAGAAATACAATGTCAAGACCTATCCACGCCTGGTTTTCTTTAGAAACCGTGATCCACTCCATTTCACCGGAGATCtagacgacgaggacgaggtgTTGGCCTGGATAACTGACGACGAGACCCTGGAAATTCCCGGAAAAATTGAGGAGGTCAATGTGAAGATGCTGGATAAGATCTTGGCTGAAAACGATCACGTCGTCGTATTCTTCT ACGCTGAGGGCGATAAGAAAGCACAGAAGATCCTCAACGAACTGGAGAACATCGATGACGAATGCGAGGAAAAAGACATTGACTTTGTAAAGACATCCGACGATGATATTGATAAGGAGTACGACCTGCCCGGTCTGCCGGCACTTGCATTTTATAGACATAAGTTTAGAACAATTTACACCG GTGACCTGATGAAGGAAGAGGAAATTCTTGAGTGGGTTATTGATTTGCACGAGTCTACTGCTGATGTCATTGAATCTGTCGATCGTAAAACCTTGCAAGTGCTGATCAACGATGTTGAGCACCTGGCTGTGTTCTTCT ATGACGATGAATGCGAATCGTGTTCTGACATCTTGGAGGAGTTGGAAAACATCGACGATGACACCGACAAGCACGGAATACAATTTGTCAAATCCAATGATGTTAAGCTGGCTCATGAAAttggcatttttgcatttccagCTTTGGTCTACTACGAGACCGGCGTCCCGATTATGTATGATG GTAACATTGCAAGCAATCAGGACGTCTTCAACTGGATTCTTGAACAGAAGGCCGACCAAAGCATTCAGCTCATTAATCGTGATCAACTTTTCGAGTATATAGGCACCAAAGACTTTTTAGCGGTTGTTTTTT ACAAAGAAGATGATCCCGACTCGCCACGAGTGCTGCGGCACATCGAACTAATAGACGACGAGGCTGCGGAATATGGCATTTACATAGTGAAGATGCACGACAAATTGATGGCCAAGAAGTACGGCTTCAGGAATCCCCCGGGACTGACGTACTTCCGCAAGGGCAAGTATATAAACTACGACGGCGATATTGATGACGAGGAGGAGGTTCTTGACTGGCTAACGAGCCCGGCCAACATGGAGATGACCGATCACATTGAGCAGGTAAACCGCAAGATGTTCGAGAAGATCCGCAAGAATTCCGACTACGTAGCAGTGATATTCT ATAGCGATGAGTGCAAGCAGTGTCCTCGCGTTCTGGCCGAGGTGGAGCACATAGATGACGAAGCGGACAAGGCTGGCATCGACTTCGTCAAAATTGACGATAAGCAAATGGCCAAGGAGTACGGAGTGTTTGCCCTGCCAGCTATTGTCTTCTTTAAGCCCACATCCAAGGAGCCAGTTATATACGCCG GTGATCTTTACGAAGAAGAACAGATCCTAACTTGGCTGATCACGCAAAAGGATCCAAGTGGAGATGTTATCGAAGATCTCGAAGGCGAAAGACTCGTTCATCTTATTGAAGAGTCTGGCTCCATCGCAGTCTATTTTT ATGCGGATGGCTGCGAGCAGTGCACCAAGGTTTTGGAGGAGCTTGAAAACATCGATGATGATTGCGATAAACACGGCATAACGTTCGTGAAGACCAGGGACTTCTCTGTGGCCGATGGTTATGGCGTGCACGAGTACCCGGCTCTGGTGTACTTCGAAGGAGGAATCCCCAACGTATTTGAGG GCGAACTGAGCGAGGAGGAAGAGGTGCTTCAGTGGCTGATTACTCAGAAGACCGAAGATCGTATCGAGCTGATCACTCGCCAGATGCTGGAGACAATGGTGGAGGAGACACAGTACCTAGCCGTGTATTTCT ACAAAATCAACTGCAACATATGCGACCAGATATTAGAGGGCTTGGAACTAATCGATGACGAATGCGACGTGTTCGGCATTCATATGGTCAAGATCCAAGATCCGCAGCTGGCAAAACGTTACTCGATCAAGACTTTCCCGGCATTAGTTTATTTCAG AAATGGAAATCCATTACTATTTGAGGGGGACCTTCAAAACGAGCAATCAGTATTGGAGTGGCTCATAGATGATGACAACCGCGAGTTGGCAGATGAAATAGAGGAGGTCAACGAGCGTATGCTGGATCGTCTAATGGCGGAGTCCACTTTATtggttgttttctttt ATGACGATGATTGTGCTGAGTGCGAAGAGAttttggaggagctggaggagattgATGGCGAGGCAGACATGTTCGGCATTGACTTCGTAAAGATTGCTAGTATCCAGGCAGCCAAAAAATACGAGATAGTGAATATACCTTCCCTGGTTTACTTCAG AAAACAAGTGCCCGTCTTGTACGACGGTGACCTACACCAACACGACAAGGTGATTACCTGGCTAACGTCACAGGATGTATTCGAAATCAAAAACGAAATAGAAGAAGTTAACCGAAAGATGCTCGACAAACTACTCGAGGAAAATGAGTTCCTAGCCGTTTTCTTCT ACGAACATAATCAGCCGGACAGTACTGCAGCCCTGGAAAAACTCGAGAACATCGACAGCGAGACGGATAACCTGGACATTACCTTCGTTAAGATGGCCGACTCTCGCTATGCCAAGAAATGGGGCGTCACCAAGCTCCCTGCAATGGTCTACTTCCGCCGACGGTTTCCCAGCATATACAGGG GTGATCTGTTATCCGAGGACGAAGTGCTGGAGTGGCTACGGAAGAACCGCTTCCGACAGCCCGAGCTGAACATCTTTATGTATGCCCTGATTGCGCTGGCGGTGGCCTTTGTGGTGTATACCGCATTCCTGCTGCAGTGCTTCAAGCCGGCGCCTCCGCCTCCTGTTCAGCACCCCAAGCAGTCATGA
- the LOC122626801 gene encoding uncharacterized protein LOC122626801 isoform X1: protein MTFTRLKTLSLLVCALLALSFPGYVSGAGNSKKGSQPVAPPEPEAVIEEVNAKQLEKLLADKDYVAVFWYARSCVTCDKVLAELEKIDDDTDSFGVDFVKINDKRLAKQYGIKNFPALTYFREKEPIIYDGDLMDEEGVLDFLTSLEAMDLPDRIEEVNAKILQKIIEDTDFVAVLFCPDHETCPPRVMDKQQCRKCAKALQELENIDDEADQLGIGFVKIHDEALADEYNLGNLPALVYYRHQTPIIYEGELQREEDVLEWLVQNKSTGDEDDVIEDVTSKTLSTLISNIDNLVVLFYDHGNDDSMTVLEELEQIDDDCDKHGIQFVKIDDTKAAADYGIDSIPAIVYFEKEIPNVYDGDLMDEEQILKWLLGQLERDEIEDVTDEMLDTMIKEGRVIAVLFYDNNDKKSQKVLEELENIDDECDALGITFVKIDNPEEAVEYGINKVPKLIYFEKGIPTIYEGNLEDEEKLLKWLTDQTSSDQIEDITDEMLDLIIEKMPHVAVLFYDKDQKKSQKILAELENIDDECDQNDIAFVKIDDDKEAKEWGIDEIPSIVLFERGIPHIYEGDLMKEDELLGWLVHQKRYSEIPEVTDEMKDKLVENTEHLAVIFYDKDDKQDMRILNELENIDDELEKEGIVIVRIDNAAEAKEYGLDHLPALIYFENKIPALYEGDLMNEDEVLEWLLVQKKTATIEEVTDEILVNLINEHEYVVVFFTGPCEPGETCEHTLNALESIDDELDEAGIIFVTTEDTGIAKKYNVKTYPRLVFFRNRDPLHFTGDLDDEDEVLAWITDDETLEIPGKIEEVNVKMLDKILAENDHVVVFFYAEGDKKAQKILNELENIDDECEEKDIDFVKTSDDDIDKEYDLPGLPALAFYRHKFRTIYTGDLMKEEEILEWVIDLHESTADVIESVDRKTLQVLINDVEHLAVFFYDDECESCSDILEELENIDDDTDKHGIQFVKSNDVKLAHEIGIFAFPALVYYETGVPIMYDGNIASNQDVFNWILEQKADQSIQLINRDQLFEYIGTKDFLAVVFYKEDDPDSPRVLRHIELIDDEAAEYGIYIVKMHDKLMAKKYGFRNPPGLTYFRKGKYINYDGDIDDEEEVLDWLTSPANMEMTDHIEQVNRKMFEKIRKNSDYVAVIFYSDECKQCPRVLAEVEHIDDEADKAGIDFVKIDDKQMAKEYGVFALPAIVFFKPTSKEPVIYAGDLYEEEQILTWLITQKDPSGDVIEDLEGERLVHLIEESGSIAVYFWNKTKCDICNSKAARKARLKKERDQHQQEGGAASAAAAFGSEADPSEAAAGGAEDAPAAGSEGDSPPASAAAPPDTSTGKLEDDADGCEQCTKVLEELENIDDDCDKHGITFVKTRDFSVADGYGVHEYPALVYFEGGIPNVFEGELSEEEEVLQWLITQKTEDRIELITRQMLETMVEETQYLAVYFYKINCNICDQILEGLELIDDECDVFGIHMVKIQDPQLAKRYSIKTFPALVYFRNGNPLLFEGDLQNEQSVLEWLIDDDNRELADEIEEVNERMLDRLMAESTLLVVFFYDDDCAECEEILEELEEIDGEADMFGIDFVKIASIQAAKKYEIVNIPSLVYFRKQVPVLYDGDLHQHDKVITWLTSQDVFEIKNEIEEVNRKMLDKLLEENEFLAVFFYEHNQPDSTAALEKLENIDSETDNLDITFVKMADSRYAKKWGVTKLPAMVYFRRRFPSIYRGDLLSEDEVLEWLRKNRFRQPELNIFMYALIALAVAFVVYTAFLLQCFKPAPPPPVQHPKQS from the exons ATGACTTTCACCCGCCTCAAGACTCTCTCGCTCCTCGTGTGTGCTCTGCTGGCCCTGAGTTTTCCCGGATATGTGAGTGGCGCAGGCAACAGCAAGAAGGGCTCGCAGCCAGTGGCGCCTCCGGAACCGGAGGCCGTCATCGAGGAGGTCAATGCcaagcagctggagaagctcCTGGCCGACAAGGATTACGTGGCCGTTTTTTGGT ATGCGCGAAGCTGCGTGACCTGTGATAAGGTTTTAGCGGAGCTCGAGAAAATCGACGATGACACCGACTCCTTCGGTGTGGACTTTGTAAAAATCAACGACAAACGACTAGCCAAACAGTATGGCATCAAGAACTTCCCCGCCCTCACCTACTTTAG GGAGAAGGAGCCCATCATATATGATGGCGATCTTATGGACGAGGAAGGAGTGCTCGATTTCCTCACCTCCTTGGAGGCCATGGACTTGCCCGATCGCATCGAGGAGGTCAATGCCAAGATATTGCAGAAGATTATCGAGGACACCGACTTTGTAGCCGTTCTATTCT GTCCAGATCATGAAACATGCCCGCCCAGGGTTATGG ACAAACAGCAATGCCGCAAGTGCGCCAAGGCCTTGCAGGAGCTGGAGAATATTGACGACGAAGCTGACCAGCTGGGCATCGGGTTTGTGAAGATACACGACGAGGCTTTGGCCGACGAATACAATCTAGGCAACCTGCCAGCCTTGGTCTATTACCGCCACCAAACTCCAATCATATACGAAG GTGAACTTCAGCGAGAGGAGGACGTCTTGGAATGGTTGGTGCAAAATAAGTCGACGGGCGATGAAGATGATGTGATTGAAGACGTCACTTCGAAGACTCTGTCTACGCTGATCAGCAATATCGACAACCTGGTCGTGCTATTTT ATGATCATGGAAACGACGATTCGATGACTGTGTTGGAGGAGTTAGAGCAAATCGACGACGACTGCGACAAGCATGGCATTCAGTTTGTAAAAATCGATGATACCAAGGCTGCAGCCGATTACGGAATCGATTCG ATTCCGGCCATTGTTTACTTTGAAAAAGAAATTCCGAATGTGTACGACGGCGATCTCATGGACGAGGAGCAGATTCTGAAATGGTTGCTGGGACAGTTGGAACGGGATGAGATCGAGGACGTCACCGACGAAATGCTCGATACAATGATCAAAGAAGGACGCGTCATTGCCGTGCTGTTCT ACGACAACAACGACAAGAAGTCCCAGAAAGTACTCGAGGAGCTGGAAAACATTGACGACGAGTGCGACGCATTGGGCATTACTTTCGTGAAGATCGACAATCCCGAGGAGGCCGTTGAATATGGCATCAATAAAGTTCCTAAACTGATATACTTTGAAAAAGGCATTCCAACTATTTACGAGGGCAATCTGGAGGACGAGGAGAAGCTTCTAAAATGGCTAACAGACCAAACGAGTTCCGATCAAATCGAGGACATCACCGACGAAATGTTGGATTTAATTATTGAGAAAATGCCCCATGTTGCTGTTCTTTTCT acGACAAAGACCAAAAAAAGTCACAGAAGATCCTCGCAGAACTGGAAAACATCGACGATGAGTGCGATCAGAACGATATCGCCTTTGTCAAGATAGATGATGACAAGGAGGCAAAAGAATGGGGTATCGATGAGATACCATCGATTGTACTCTTTGAACGTGGAATTCCACACATCTACGAGGGTGATCTGATGAAAGAAGACGAACTGCTTGGCTGGTTGGTGCACCAGAAGCGCTATTCCGAAATTCCCGAGGTCACCGATGAGATGAAGGACAAGTTGGTCGAGAACACCGAGCACTTAGCGGTTATATTCT ACGACAAGGACGATAAGCAGGATATGCGCATCCTAAACGAACTGGAGAACATTGATGATGAACTGGAGAAGGAGGGCATTGTCATCGTCCGCATTGATAACGCTGCTGAAGCCAAGGAATACGGTCTCGATCATTTGCCGGCCCTTATCTACTTCGAAAACAAGATCCCGGCTCTTTATGAAGGCGATCTGATGAACGAGGATGAGGTGCTCGAGTGGCTTCTTGTCCAGAAAAAGACAGCTACTATCGAGGAGGTTACCGACGAGATCCTAGTCAATCTGATCAACGAACACGAATATGTCGTCGTCTTCTTCACGGGTCCCTGCGAACCCGGAGAGACCTGTGAGCACACTCTGAACGCCCTGGAAAGCATCGACGATGAATTGGATGAAGCTGGCATCATTTTTGTTACCACTGAGGATACCGGAATAGCTAAGAAATACAATGTCAAGACCTATCCACGCCTGGTTTTCTTTAGAAACCGTGATCCACTCCATTTCACCGGAGATCtagacgacgaggacgaggtgTTGGCCTGGATAACTGACGACGAGACCCTGGAAATTCCCGGAAAAATTGAGGAGGTCAATGTGAAGATGCTGGATAAGATCTTGGCTGAAAACGATCACGTCGTCGTATTCTTCT ACGCTGAGGGCGATAAGAAAGCACAGAAGATCCTCAACGAACTGGAGAACATCGATGACGAATGCGAGGAAAAAGACATTGACTTTGTAAAGACATCCGACGATGATATTGATAAGGAGTACGACCTGCCCGGTCTGCCGGCACTTGCATTTTATAGACATAAGTTTAGAACAATTTACACCG GTGACCTGATGAAGGAAGAGGAAATTCTTGAGTGGGTTATTGATTTGCACGAGTCTACTGCTGATGTCATTGAATCTGTCGATCGTAAAACCTTGCAAGTGCTGATCAACGATGTTGAGCACCTGGCTGTGTTCTTCT ATGACGATGAATGCGAATCGTGTTCTGACATCTTGGAGGAGTTGGAAAACATCGACGATGACACCGACAAGCACGGAATACAATTTGTCAAATCCAATGATGTTAAGCTGGCTCATGAAAttggcatttttgcatttccagCTTTGGTCTACTACGAGACCGGCGTCCCGATTATGTATGATG GTAACATTGCAAGCAATCAGGACGTCTTCAACTGGATTCTTGAACAGAAGGCCGACCAAAGCATTCAGCTCATTAATCGTGATCAACTTTTCGAGTATATAGGCACCAAAGACTTTTTAGCGGTTGTTTTTT ACAAAGAAGATGATCCCGACTCGCCACGAGTGCTGCGGCACATCGAACTAATAGACGACGAGGCTGCGGAATATGGCATTTACATAGTGAAGATGCACGACAAATTGATGGCCAAGAAGTACGGCTTCAGGAATCCCCCGGGACTGACGTACTTCCGCAAGGGCAAGTATATAAACTACGACGGCGATATTGATGACGAGGAGGAGGTTCTTGACTGGCTAACGAGCCCGGCCAACATGGAGATGACCGATCACATTGAGCAGGTAAACCGCAAGATGTTCGAGAAGATCCGCAAGAATTCCGACTACGTAGCAGTGATATTCT ATAGCGATGAGTGCAAGCAGTGTCCTCGCGTTCTGGCCGAGGTGGAGCACATAGATGACGAAGCGGACAAGGCTGGCATCGACTTCGTCAAAATTGACGATAAGCAAATGGCCAAGGAGTACGGAGTGTTTGCCCTGCCAGCTATTGTCTTCTTTAAGCCCACATCCAAGGAGCCAGTTATATACGCCG GTGATCTTTACGAAGAAGAACAGATCCTAACTTGGCTGATCACGCAAAAGGATCCAAGTGGAGATGTTATCGAAGATCTCGAAGGCGAAAGACTCGTTCATCTTATTGAAGAGTCTGGCTCCATCGCAGTCTATTTTT GGAACAAGACCAAGTGCGACATTTGTAATTCGAAAGCGGCTCGCAAGGCGCGGCTGAAAAAGGAACGCGATCAGCACCAGCAGGAGGGCGGAGCAGCAAGCGCCGCGGCCGCCTTCGGCAGTGAGGCAGATCCTTCCGAGGCGGCCGCTGGTGGGGCGGAGGATGCACCAGCGGCAGGTTCTGAGGGGGACTCCCCGCCAGCctctgcagctgctccaccgGATACGTCAACTGGCAAGCTAGAGGATG ATGCGGATGGCTGCGAGCAGTGCACCAAGGTTTTGGAGGAGCTTGAAAACATCGATGATGATTGCGATAAACACGGCATAACGTTCGTGAAGACCAGGGACTTCTCTGTGGCCGATGGTTATGGCGTGCACGAGTACCCGGCTCTGGTGTACTTCGAAGGAGGAATCCCCAACGTATTTGAGG GCGAACTGAGCGAGGAGGAAGAGGTGCTTCAGTGGCTGATTACTCAGAAGACCGAAGATCGTATCGAGCTGATCACTCGCCAGATGCTGGAGACAATGGTGGAGGAGACACAGTACCTAGCCGTGTATTTCT ACAAAATCAACTGCAACATATGCGACCAGATATTAGAGGGCTTGGAACTAATCGATGACGAATGCGACGTGTTCGGCATTCATATGGTCAAGATCCAAGATCCGCAGCTGGCAAAACGTTACTCGATCAAGACTTTCCCGGCATTAGTTTATTTCAG AAATGGAAATCCATTACTATTTGAGGGGGACCTTCAAAACGAGCAATCAGTATTGGAGTGGCTCATAGATGATGACAACCGCGAGTTGGCAGATGAAATAGAGGAGGTCAACGAGCGTATGCTGGATCGTCTAATGGCGGAGTCCACTTTATtggttgttttctttt ATGACGATGATTGTGCTGAGTGCGAAGAGAttttggaggagctggaggagattgATGGCGAGGCAGACATGTTCGGCATTGACTTCGTAAAGATTGCTAGTATCCAGGCAGCCAAAAAATACGAGATAGTGAATATACCTTCCCTGGTTTACTTCAG AAAACAAGTGCCCGTCTTGTACGACGGTGACCTACACCAACACGACAAGGTGATTACCTGGCTAACGTCACAGGATGTATTCGAAATCAAAAACGAAATAGAAGAAGTTAACCGAAAGATGCTCGACAAACTACTCGAGGAAAATGAGTTCCTAGCCGTTTTCTTCT ACGAACATAATCAGCCGGACAGTACTGCAGCCCTGGAAAAACTCGAGAACATCGACAGCGAGACGGATAACCTGGACATTACCTTCGTTAAGATGGCCGACTCTCGCTATGCCAAGAAATGGGGCGTCACCAAGCTCCCTGCAATGGTCTACTTCCGCCGACGGTTTCCCAGCATATACAGGG GTGATCTGTTATCCGAGGACGAAGTGCTGGAGTGGCTACGGAAGAACCGCTTCCGACAGCCCGAGCTGAACATCTTTATGTATGCCCTGATTGCGCTGGCGGTGGCCTTTGTGGTGTATACCGCATTCCTGCTGCAGTGCTTCAAGCCGGCGCCTCCGCCTCCTGTTCAGCACCCCAAGCAGTCATGA